The Nycticebus coucang isolate mNycCou1 chromosome 10, mNycCou1.pri, whole genome shotgun sequence sequence tgcctcagcctcccgagtagctgggactacaggcgcccgccacaacgtccagctattttttggttgcagttcagccgaggctgggcttgaacccgccaccctcggtatatggggcgcatgccttactgagccacaggcaccgcccatgactttcttttctattgtcaatttctcctttccctttttatttattttttgagacagtttgatTCTGTCACCCAGCCAGAGCACAGTTGCACTATCACAACTCACTATAACCTTAAACtgcactcaggcaatcctcctatctcagcatCCCAAGGAGCTGGTGGGACTATAGTCGAAACTCctatcctcaagtgatcctcccctctcagcctctcaaagtgcttaggattacagcCGCTATGCCTAGTCCCCAGCTGCATCTTataagacagcggttctcaacctgtaggtcacgacccctttgggaatcaaacgaccctttcacaggggtcacctaaatatatcctgcatatcagatatttacattacaatttgtaacagtagcaaaattacagttatgaaaataattttatggttggaggtcactacaacatgaggaattgtattagagggttgcagcattaggaagattgagaaccactgttataaggacatttgtgattATATTTAGGACCCATTGGATACTCCAGGATAATCTCCACACCTGAGGATTCTTCATTtagtcacatctgcaaaatcccttttatGGTAACAATCTCTGGCATATGGTAACATATTCCCAGGGTCCAAAAATGAGCTGTGGACATGTTTGGGAGACCATTATATTGCCTCCTATACCAGCTCTACTGGAAACCATGTAGGGGCCCTCCCACCGGCAAGGTACCACTTACCTCTTCAGTTACCAGGCCTAGGCAGGCATGGTGTGTTCATGTACTGGCTCTCTGTGGCCTTCAGCCCAGCCTGTAGTCCCCACCCACTTTTTCCAACATTCTCCCACCCCTGTCACCTTTGAGGCAAGATAAAGTCTGATAGAAGCTATTGAATTCATTAACTTGATGGGTCCCACTCTCGTTGTGATTATAAAAACTGGCTGCATCGGTCACTGATTGCTAAGGGTGAATTCATGCTCCGTAATTTAGTTCCCTTTCAGGAACTGAAGTCTGTCAATTAGGTTTGTCTGCTATATAgagagaacatttgaaattacTGTAAAGTAGAAAAGAGACTCTCCGTGCGTAGCCCACCACCCAGAGGCAGCCCCTCTCTCCAGAGTTGCGCTGTTCTTTCACTAGcattctgcttcagcctctgctATCATTCCCCACACTACACGTTGGTGGGCAAAGCGTGGGATAGGCTGCCCTTGCCTCTTCTGTCTGATTGGATATAGGGAAACATCCTGTCACCTGGTCCTCTTGCCAGACAAGGGGGTTCATGAATTGGCCAGTGGAAGTCAGTGACTCCAGCAGGTCCACAAAAACCTGGGATCAACTCCTAGCTCACCACTTGCTAGCTGGTGACTCTGGGCAGCTCGCTGAGCCCTTTTCCTCCTGTCTCACTTGGGGATAAGAATCCTGCCTGCCAGCTCTTGGGAGACCTAGTGTCTGAGTGCTTCTCCCTGTCTACCTCATCACCCAATCTCAGCATGTGACCATTTACCTGAACACCCCTATCCTTACCAGGTAACCTTCCACCTTCTGGTTCGTAGATAGCATTGCTGGGAGGTTTTTTCAGTTAGAAGTTGCAgaaatatgggcggtgcctgtggctcagtgggtagggcgctggccccatataccaagggtggcaggttcgaaactggccccagccaaactgcaacaaaaaatagccaggtgttgtggcgggcgcctgtagtcccagctactcgggaggctgaggcaagagaatcgtgtaagcctaggagttggaggttgctgtgagctgtgatgccatggcactctactgagggcaataaagtaagactctgtctcttaagaaagaagaagtagggcagcgcctgtggctcaaaggagtagggtgctggccccatatgccagaggtggcgggttcaaacccagccctggccaaaaactgcaaaaagaaaaacaaacaaacgaaagaAGAAGTAGTTGCAGAAATACATGCAGTGTGCCAGCCCACAGAGCTTCTGGAGTGTTttattcctctccctccccccagtcCCCCTACTCCATTGATCTCTGTGGCTTATAGTCTTCAGTGTCTGCAGATGGCTGAGAAGATGCCAGGGAAGGCCCAGGTGCATTCTCTGCACTGCACCTGGGCCTCTTTGGGAGAAAAACTACAAGGGAGGACTCACTGGCTGCATCAGGTCTTGATTTGTCCTTGAGGCAATGGCTGCAGCCAGAGGGATCTAAGGCTGTAATTGAGCTCCTGGGTCTCACACCCACTTCTGAGTTAGAAGGAGGGCCATACTTTGGTATGCCCTACTCCTGGTAGATGGTATGGGTGTGCCTGATGGGCCCTCCTTGGCCAAGGTCCTGCCATACAGCTCAGGTTTCGGGGATCTAGCTCTCTGAGGTCCAGAGGGCCACTGGGGCAGCACAAGCCAGATCTACTAACTTAACACTCCACTTGTAGTCAGCAAGGAATCCTCACCAGGTTCCCCTCTGGGGTGCAGGTTGTGTTTCCTTCCTGCTCATTAGAAGTGCCTGGGATCTGATCCTTTTCCTCAAGGGCTAAAGTCCATTCAGAATCCTGTTCTCCTGCCTTCTCCATGAAGCTAGAGGCTCACACTGCTGAGCACGGCCATACACATTGCTCTCACTCCTACCTCCTCGTGCCTGCCCCCCACCTCCTAGTGCCTGGCCCCTGGGGCACGGACTTGTGCTCTGGATCCTTCTCTCTTAGTTTAGCAGAGCCTGATTTAGGTTACATGGAAGAGGAAGGGTTGCTGCATGTTATAATTATCCAGTCCTGCCACCCTCCAATATAAGTACACTTGGTCATGGCACTGACCAAGCTTTTCCTAAACTGCCATCTGATCATGTCACTTCCTCTGCTTTAAAAATCTTCCCAAGGTTGCAGACGCTGACGGATTTGCTTTGGGACCTGGAGTAGCTGTTGCCACCAGAGTCTGGAGCCATGAGCGGGTTTAATTTTGGAGGCAGTGGGGCCCCTACAGGCGGGTTCACGTTTGGCACAGCAAAGACAGCAACAACCACACCGTCAACAGGGTTTGGAGGGTTTACTTTTGGGACTCCCTCGCAGATGCCTGCAAGTACCTCTTCCACCGGCCTGTTCTCGTTCACTACCCAAACTCCTGCAACACAGACTCCAGGATTTGGTTTTGGAACAACAACGCCTGCATCAGGAGGAACTGGATTTTCTTTGGGGATCAGTGCTCCAAAGCTAAACTTGACCAATACAAGTACCACCCCAGCCACAGCAACCCCTGGCACCTTTGGGCTTGGCAGTAGTACTCTCACCAATGCCATATCCAGCACTGTCACCTCCAGCCAGGGCACAGCATCCACTGGCTTTGTGTTTGGGTCTTctacagctgctgctgctgctccatcCACCACATCAGGAGGGTTCTCATTCACTGGTGGAAGCACGTCCCAGACTGGGACCTCTGGTTTTAACATTggctcagtggggaattcagccCAGCCCACGGCACTCACTGGGTTACCCTTTACTCCAGCTACACCAGCAGCCACTGTAGCAGGGGCCACACAGCCAGCCACTTCGGCAcccactgctgccaccaccagTGCTGGGCCCAGCCTCTTTGCTTCAATAGCAACTGCTCCAACCTCATCTGCCACCACTGggctctccctctgtccccctacTACCACAGCTGGGGCTTCTGGGGCTGGTATGCTGGGCTTCAACTTAAAGGCCCCTGGAGCAGCTTCTGGTGCCTCCACAGCAACGACCACcgccactaccaccaccaccaccactactacCGGCTTTGCCTTGAATCTAAAACCACTGGCACCAGCCGGGATCCCCAGCAATGCAGCAGCCACCGTGACTGCCCCACCAGGTCCCAGTGCAACCACTGGGTCGGCCACCAGTCCCGTGATGACCTATGCACAGCTGGAGGGCCTGATCAACAAGTGGAGCCTGGAGCTGGAGGACCAAGAGCGGCACTTTCTCCAGCAGGCCACCCAGGTCAATGCCTGGGACCGTACACTGATTGAGAATGGAGAGAAGATCACCAGCCTGCATCGCGAGGTAGAGAAGGTAAAGCTGGACCAGAAGAGGCTGGACCAGGAGCTTGACTTCATTCTGTCTCAGCAGAAGGAACTAGAAGACCTGCTCAGCCCACTGGAGGAGTCAGTCAAGGAACAAAGTGGGACCATCTACCTGCAGCACGCTGATGAGGAGCGAGAGAAAACCTACAAGCTGGCAGAGAACATTGATGCGCAGCTGAAGCGCATGGCCCAGGACCTCAAGGACATCATTGAACACCTGAACACGTCTGGGGGCCCTGCCGACACCAGCGACCCGCTGCAGCAGATCTGCAAGATCCTCAATGCGCACATGGACTCGCTGCAGTGGATTGACCAGAACTCAGCCCTACTGCAGAGGAAAGTGGAGGAAGTGACCAAGGTGTGTGAGGGGCGTCGCAAGGAGCAGGAGCGCAGCTTCCGGATCACATTTGACTAAGCAGACAGTGTCTCCAGGGCCCACGGGTTCTGAGGATCTTTGAGGGGGAATGTGCCCTAATTGTCTAGTTTTGGTGGGTTGCAACAAATGTTGTTGCAACAAGAtacttgtttgtttctttatttctttccttcaaatGATTGTGCTGTTGAGAGAATTGTTCTGTGGTTTAACTTTTTCCCCTTAGTGAAGAGGAAGTATTCTGAGCCCTCTGGTCCAGGCAGTAGGCTTGTGAGTGTAGTTTCTGTGTTTCATTGGCATATCTTAGCCCCCTTTCACCTGCTACAACCATAGCTACTCTTCCTTCTGTCTCCAGCCAAGTGATGGCTCCAACTCACCTAAGAAAAATCTTCACTTCCCAGCCAGGTTGGGTGGGCAGCCATGCTGTCCAACACATAGTCACAGGTGCAGTGAAAAAGTACCAAGGTTAAAAGAATCTCCATCCTCAGGAGACAGCAGCCTAGTTCTGAAGTATAAGATGTGTACTTGTGAAAACCACCAAGACAAAGAAGTGAATTGTGACTAGAACAAAGGGATAGAGAATTTCAAAGGCTAAAAACAGGTCAGCTGAGGAGCCTGAACTAGGTATTGAGAAAAGAGTGAGACTCAAGAGGTCTTCGCTCTCCAGGTGTCACCTGAGGCCTCACCTCCCCAGGAAGTCTTCTCAGCCACCGAAGCTCAGTCAGTTGGTTCTTGCAGGTCCCCACAGTACATCAAGCTCACCCCTTGCAATACTTGCAACACTGTATTGTGCCGGCTGTTTGCTTCTCTTTCTCACAGTTAGATTGTGAGCTCCTGTGGACAGAGAGTGGTTGCTGTTCCCCTTATGTCCCCAGCAGGGTCCCTGtcacatttgttaaatgaaagaataatgaaGGTGAAACCAATGTTTTGTTTATCCACAAAAATGCCTGCTGAAATAGCCACCATTGCCCATGGTGGCCACAGATTTGTTTCTGAGCTTCCCGATGCCAAAGCTAACCTTACAGTTACAGTAAGCCACAGAGTTCAGAAGGCAGGAGCCAGCCTGTTGTATACCTGTCTTTATATCTTGTTGCATTCTCTGAAGTATTTATGTTGCTTATGTTGTTGCTTTCCTAAATAAAAGATTTGTAAAACACAAAAAATTGCTATTAATATGGATAAATGTTAGGAGAAGcttgagttaaaaaaagaaaagttccaagAAGACTATTATCAAATGTGATGCCATTCTTCTCAAGTCAAAGCAAGAAAAACTAAACAGCACATTTTACATACATGTCAGGATGTGATGGAGCAGTTTTTGTTTGAAAGGGAGTAATGCacaagttcaagttgtggttgccTCTGAAAAGGGGTAGGTGTGCTGATGGTAGAAGAAGTTATCATGGCTGATGTTCTGAGTAGTAGGCCCCAGGTGTTGTGATATCTTAGATCTTAACATCACAGATGTTAAATCATTTGGCACCATCCCTAACCCAGTGGTCACAGACATTAGCATTTCTTTTTGTCACCTGGGCTTGCTAGAGGATTCTGGTTCttcaacaatggaaaaacaaagaaagctaGGATGCAATCAGGCGATTTCTAGATAAGTGGTTCCATGTTCTGCCTGAGCCCTCAGTGGTTCCATGTTCTCCCTCAGGATGCCAAGCACTTAGATCTCTCTCCTTCTGGGCTGTGGGGAGTCTGGATTGTCAGCCTTCCCCAGCCTTTTTGATAAACTGGGCCACACATTTTGGACAAAGTTTTGTCTAAGCCAGAAGCCACACAGGGTTGGAGAGAAACCAAATTAGAGGAGGAAGACGGCAAGAATCTCAGTTGCTTCTCTCAAAATCTGTCAACAGTGGCCTTTTTTCCACAGTCCAAGGCCTTGACTCAAACTGACCCCTCTGCCTAAAAGGAGGCCTCAGGTCTCCCttaagcagtgtttttcaactaaTTTTagctcatggcacacttgaacctgtagttaaacttttgTAGCACacttaaaatatcaaaaacaagttttatagcacggtggttatggtgccagccacatgtactgaggctagcaggttcgagctcggcatgggccagctaaacaacaacaactgcaacaagaaaatagccaggcgtgtggcgggcgcctatagtcccagctgcttgggaggccgaggcaagagaaattacttgagcccaagagtttgaggttgctgtgagctgtgacactacggcactctaccgagggcaacgtagtaaaactctctctcaaaaaaataaatataaaaaaacaagttttaagaaaagagtatatttaatgtgctttgaacttctttcaaaaataattaatggtttttaaaatttttcagggcACAccgattgaaaatcactgccctagaaaGTAGAAGGTAACTTGTATTTTACctgtgtttattcattcaacatccAGTTTTAGAGCACCTACTTCATACCAGATCCTGATCTGGCACTGGAGTTACAAAAATAGAGCAGTGTTTCTCTGCCTACAAGGAGATTGCAACCAGTGGCCATACAGTTGTGATAAGAAGGAACAATCTGGCTGCACTCAATGGCTCAGCgtataataccagcactctgggaggccaagtcaggacgattgcttgaactaaggagttcaagaccaggctgagcaagagtgagaccctatccctactaaaaatagaaaaattagccaggcattgtggtggacacctgtagtcctagctactcgggagtttgaaggaggaggatcgcttgaacccaggggtttgaggttatctaggctgaggtcatggcagtctagcctgggcaacagagtgagactcaaaaaagaaaaatctgagcaTACATTTtcaatgtgtatatatgtgtatgtgtgttttcctATTTGACATACTAAACATGAGTAAAGCTAATTGCTTTCTcacagttgtatttttaaaataagaaacttgCAATATTTTCTTCCTACACCCCAAGGGATCATGGATACCCCACTTTGAAGGACACAAGTGATTCTGAGAAAGCAGGTGGATCAGCTACAGTGCTCTAGAACcctggaaaaaatgattccaaCAGGCTTCCTGGGGGAGTCTGGGAGGGGTCCCCCAGAGTACAAGAAGATCAGCAGCTGACTGGGTGCCACTCTGTGATGATGGCATCATAGTAACTGCGGTTTCCCTTTCCAGGAAGAAAACAGATGTTCTTCTTTGCCAGTCCAGACAAATGGCCTTAAGTTCTTCATTAATTAATAGGAAGACAACAAATGTGCTGACTAAATTTGGAATCAGAGGCTGTTAAAGGTGAATCTCCTCAGTAAGCTCTTACTGCATTTCTATTCCCTGTTTAGGGATAAGAGTGGCAATTGGATTTATGGTTGTGGCTTTCTTTTAATCTCAAAGAAACCCTCAAATGACTACCTATGTTATAACCCCTTCCCCAGGAGGATTCCCTTGCCCCGTTCATTGGACAGCTTGGCATCAAAAGGGTCAGGTTTTTTGAAACGTTTGCACAGCAAGAGAGCACCCTTAATCTAAGGAAGGTTGAAACTAATGATTCTCAAGCAttggtgtgctggtaaatgtttagcAGTCTGATCACAAAGTGAGAAGGACGCCCTGATTTGTGTGAGATGCTGATTTTCATAGTGTAAATATTCTCACCACAGCTAATTTTAAGCTACCGTTGTGAAGTCACTGAACATGAAGTTGGGGACACATGCTATATAAAGACAATAAATTTGCCTCAAGAGCATATATATTAGTGTAAAATGTAGCCAATTAGGAAGTGATGTGTTTTGagtattatctttgtttttaatagaatCTGTGTCATTGTAAATATAGTTAAATAATGAATGGCTtacacagcaaaacaaaaatcctGAAAATTTTGTCAGCTCTTGCAAATTGGTATGAGCCATTTCCAGCACACCATTGCTATTCCTATTTTCAGTGAACCCGAAAATATCTGGGTGCTTTAAAAATCTGCCTTCAGACCCTCAGGGACAGTGGCTTGCAGAACTCCCCAGGGAGTGAGATCCCTCAACCCTAGCTGCTCCCAGGCATGTCCCACGGCACCACACTCCTAGCTCACACATACTCGGTTGGACACTGGTCACTTCAAACATTGTGACTCACCTAGGCATTCCCATCCTACCTCACCTTCAGATACCAATTAAATTCCCATGACCACCAAAATTTTCCCTGTggcaggaaccagacaaggtgcCCTGCCTTGCCAGGAGCTAGCCTGGTCCCTGGTGTCAACATCAGACCTCATGCCTCTCAGGAAACAGATTTCCTAATCCATGGAACCAAAACTGACTAAAGATTTGAATCTTTATTCAAACACATCAATTGTTTCAAGAAATTATTATGGGTCAATTTGGGAAATGCAAACATTGATTTAGTGATATTAAGGAATAATCACTGTTTTTAAATGTGATAGTAAtttagtttttttgtgttttttttttttgcagttttttttttttttttttttggccagggctgggtttgaacctgccacctccagcatatggggccagtaccctactcctttgagccacaggcaccgccattgttttttttttttaatagagacagagtttcactttattaccctcggcagagtgctgtggcgtcacaaagctcacagcaacctccaactcctgggcttaggtaattctcctgcctcagcctcccgagtagctgggactacaggcacccgccacaacagccagctatttttttgttgcagtttggccggggccgggcttgaacctgccacccttggtatatggggccagcaccctattcattgagccacgggcgccgccctagTAATTtaggtttaaaaacaaaagaagcaattgtttttaaagacaggctGATAAACTCTAGTCCCCTctcctgtttttataaataaaaaacccacgcttgggcggcacctgtggctcagtgagtaggacaccggccccatataccgagggtggtgggttcaaacccagccctggccaaactgcaacaaaaaaatagccggacgttgtggcaggcacctgtagtcccagctgcttgggaggctgaggcaagagaatcgcgtaagcccaagagctggaggttgccgtgagccgtgtgacatggcactctacccaagggcggtacagtgagactgtctctacaaaaaaaaaacagccacgCTCGCTCATTATGTGAGCTATAGCTGCTTGGAGAGCAGAGAGGTATAGAGGTATAGTCTAGACGCAGAGTCTTGGATAAGGAGGTGCCCCCAAAATGCATACACACTTAAGGAAAGAAACTTgctaaatttgtaatactcaagtcactttTGACTTCTGCATTTACAAGTGCTCAATg is a genomic window containing:
- the NUP62 gene encoding nuclear pore glycoprotein p62, whose protein sequence is MSGFNFGGSGAPTGGFTFGTAKTATTTPSTGFGGFTFGTPSQMPASTSSTGLFSFTTQTPATQTPGFGFGTTTPASGGTGFSLGISAPKLNLTNTSTTPATATPGTFGLGSSTLTNAISSTVTSSQGTASTGFVFGSSTAAAAAPSTTSGGFSFTGGSTSQTGTSGFNIGSVGNSAQPTALTGLPFTPATPAATVAGATQPATSAPTAATTSAGPSLFASIATAPTSSATTGLSLCPPTTTAGASGAGMLGFNLKAPGAASGASTATTTATTTTTTTTTGFALNLKPLAPAGIPSNAAATVTAPPGPSATTGSATSPVMTYAQLEGLINKWSLELEDQERHFLQQATQVNAWDRTLIENGEKITSLHREVEKVKLDQKRLDQELDFILSQQKELEDLLSPLEESVKEQSGTIYLQHADEEREKTYKLAENIDAQLKRMAQDLKDIIEHLNTSGGPADTSDPLQQICKILNAHMDSLQWIDQNSALLQRKVEEVTKVCEGRRKEQERSFRITFD